A stretch of the Terriglobales bacterium genome encodes the following:
- a CDS encoding helix-turn-helix transcriptional regulator, whose amino-acid sequence MEGTLRGLEREMTQKELGEALKKETGRSLSQGYLSQIESGARPHLTNESRMLLARFFKVHPGYLVDDPEGYHTELVSPVRVLEDTLDLWLISGAERFRRDPEICHALLQLAKHGDSRKCVVLMAAILETPELVDRLMEVLKPEKAAAKAGEAI is encoded by the coding sequence ATGGAAGGCACCCTACGCGGCCTCGAACGGGAGATGACCCAGAAGGAACTGGGCGAGGCCCTGAAGAAAGAGACCGGCCGTTCTCTCAGCCAGGGTTACCTCTCCCAGATCGAAAGCGGAGCCCGTCCGCATTTGACCAATGAGTCCCGCATGCTCCTTGCCAGGTTCTTCAAGGTGCATCCGGGCTACTTGGTCGACGACCCCGAGGGCTACCACACCGAACTGGTTTCTCCTGTTCGAGTGCTGGAAGACACTTTGGACTTGTGGCTTATCAGCGGCGCCGAGCGCTTCCGTCGCGACCCGGAAATTTGCCACGCCCTTCTGCAACTCGCGAAGCATGGCGATTCCCGCAAGTGCGTGGTCCTGATGGCCGCCATTTTGGAAACGCCAGAACTGGTGGACCGGCTGATGGAAGTGCTCAAGCCGGAGAAGGCCGCCGCAAAGGCAGGTGAAGCGATATGA
- a CDS encoding Crp/Fnr family transcriptional regulator has translation MSVDHVMHITAECEYSQYPQVSGGREVRSRTTMYTELKRDDSFLAPLELASSLAGYGSTLSHPEHTILFERGQKARGLFLLRTGSVRLSVPGALDRSVGPGSLLGVPGTLSKGIYSLSAELLEESQVLFVPSERVAALMTEHPELGFQMVQLLSREIQALRQRIGELQNTTPLP, from the coding sequence ATGTCCGTCGACCATGTGATGCACATCACAGCCGAATGTGAGTACTCCCAATATCCTCAAGTGAGTGGCGGACGTGAGGTTCGCTCGAGAACGACTATGTATACCGAATTGAAACGAGACGATTCCTTTCTTGCACCACTGGAACTGGCCAGCAGCCTCGCTGGCTACGGTTCGACGTTAAGCCATCCGGAGCACACGATCCTGTTTGAGCGCGGACAGAAGGCCCGTGGATTGTTCCTCCTCAGAACCGGGTCGGTGCGCCTGAGCGTGCCCGGTGCCTTGGACCGTAGTGTCGGTCCCGGTTCGCTCCTCGGAGTCCCCGGAACGCTCTCCAAGGGGATCTACAGCCTGTCAGCGGAACTTCTGGAAGAGAGCCAGGTGCTTTTCGTTCCCTCGGAGCGCGTGGCGGCCCTGATGACGGAACATCCCGAACTCGGATTCCAGATGGTTCAGCTCCTTAGTCGGGAGATTCAAGCGCTTCGCCAGCGCATCGGTGAACTGCAAAACACCACGCCGCTTCCGTAG
- a CDS encoding hydrogenase maturation protease codes for MNPITIAGIGNILMGDDSIGPHIARILEAEYDFEGARVADLGTPVLDFPDHLEGSETILIIDAVENRKVPGTITVYTKQDIVKNGVPVRTDPHSPALAEMMLRAEFTGIGPKEAVLVGVTAKQCNFYQGLSDEVRQAIPAAMEEVLRQAAKLGVSFRKKENPSAPAIWWDTPAEVAAD; via the coding sequence GTGAACCCAATCACCATCGCCGGCATCGGCAATATCCTGATGGGCGACGACTCCATCGGTCCCCACATCGCGCGCATCCTCGAAGCCGAGTACGACTTCGAGGGCGCTCGCGTCGCGGATCTCGGAACTCCCGTCCTCGATTTCCCCGATCACCTCGAGGGAAGCGAGACCATCCTCATCATCGATGCCGTCGAAAATCGCAAGGTCCCTGGCACCATCACCGTCTACACGAAACAGGACATCGTCAAAAACGGCGTTCCCGTTCGTACCGATCCGCATTCGCCCGCGCTCGCCGAAATGATGTTGCGAGCCGAGTTCACCGGTATCGGGCCCAAAGAAGCGGTGCTGGTCGGTGTTACGGCTAAGCAGTGCAACTTCTATCAGGGACTGAGCGACGAAGTCAGACAAGCCATACCTGCCGCGATGGAAGAAGTTCTCCGTCAGGCGGCAAAGCTGGGAGTCAGTTTTAGAAAGAAAGAGAATCCGTCTGCGCCCGCCATTTGGTGGGATACCCCCGCCGAAGTCGCAGCGGACTAG
- a CDS encoding DUF58 domain-containing protein, whose protein sequence is MSELDREAWVRFFGALLGLLVAFAAAVFSSVYSQQGNVIATGILASIALIVAGWVGLTTVPYLAKRVTISRVRDALDYDVTREGIFYMALVLIVGVAALNTGNNLLFIIVSAMLAAIVVSGITSAAMLHRLEIDVGLPDHVFANDSVLGRVTVRNTSSLWPAFSVSVVPPKVRPAKTKWVLHQSLFRFPPKAPPEKQWLKIPDLYLSRVIVPEVRADILQEPVYSPYIPAKTAAVGEVELRFRQRGKFVQDGFGISTKFPFSFLAKTRRVALARELIVYPAVEPTDELFQVLPMITGEFEAFVAGRGYDLYRIREYLPEDSARHVDWKSTAKTGALKVREFTREDERKLRIVFDNPAPEAVKPEQYERYVALAASLGWHFSGENTQLTFVAGQTFRSGDIYEFLSYLALVEPKAGTSVLESLQVSDDYNVIFTARPRGSIPTGLWNSSYFIFFE, encoded by the coding sequence TTGAGCGAGTTGGACCGAGAAGCCTGGGTACGGTTTTTCGGTGCGCTTCTCGGATTGCTGGTAGCGTTCGCTGCCGCGGTCTTCTCCTCGGTTTATTCGCAACAGGGCAATGTCATAGCGACGGGCATTCTGGCTTCCATAGCTCTAATCGTGGCCGGGTGGGTAGGGCTGACCACCGTGCCTTACTTAGCGAAACGGGTGACCATTTCGCGAGTTCGTGACGCTCTGGATTACGACGTCACGCGCGAAGGGATCTTCTACATGGCATTGGTGTTGATCGTAGGAGTGGCCGCGCTCAACACGGGCAACAACCTGCTGTTCATCATCGTTTCCGCGATGCTCGCCGCTATCGTTGTTTCCGGTATCACATCGGCGGCGATGCTACATCGGTTGGAGATTGACGTCGGCCTGCCAGATCATGTGTTCGCGAACGATAGCGTTCTCGGGCGAGTGACGGTACGGAATACGTCGTCGCTGTGGCCGGCATTCTCGGTAAGCGTGGTTCCGCCGAAAGTCAGACCTGCGAAGACGAAGTGGGTACTGCACCAGTCGCTGTTCCGGTTTCCGCCAAAGGCTCCGCCTGAAAAGCAATGGCTGAAGATTCCCGATCTCTACTTGAGCCGCGTTATTGTTCCGGAAGTACGAGCCGACATTCTGCAGGAGCCGGTTTATTCTCCTTACATTCCGGCGAAAACCGCGGCAGTTGGTGAAGTGGAACTTCGGTTCCGGCAGCGCGGAAAGTTCGTACAGGACGGCTTTGGCATCTCGACGAAATTCCCTTTCTCGTTCCTCGCCAAAACCCGTCGTGTGGCATTGGCACGGGAGTTGATTGTCTACCCGGCGGTGGAGCCCACAGACGAACTGTTCCAGGTGCTGCCGATGATCACGGGTGAATTCGAGGCGTTCGTTGCAGGACGCGGATACGACCTTTACCGGATTCGCGAGTATCTACCCGAAGATTCGGCCCGGCATGTGGACTGGAAATCGACCGCCAAGACCGGCGCTCTGAAGGTCCGGGAGTTCACTCGCGAAGACGAGCGCAAGTTGCGGATCGTATTCGATAACCCTGCTCCTGAAGCCGTGAAGCCGGAGCAGTATGAACGGTACGTGGCGTTGGCAGCGTCACTGGGTTGGCACTTCTCGGGAGAGAACACTCAACTGACGTTTGTGGCGGGCCAGACATTCCGGTCAGGAGACATATACGAATTCCTGAGCTACCTGGCCCTGGTGGAACCCAAAGCAGGCACGTCGGTGCTGGAATCCCTCCAGGTTTCAGACGACTACAACGTAATATTTACCGCGCGTCCGAGGGGGAGCATTCCTACGGGGCTCTGGAATTCCTCGTACTTCATCTTTTTCGAGTAG
- a CDS encoding DUF763 domain-containing protein: MKRSGSADLPLHGGRVPAWLAERMTQLGAGICESVLHHYGSAELLSRLSDPFWFQALGSVMGMDWHSSGITTSVVGALKRGLNPRSDELGIYICGGRGKHSRKTPAELADISSRIGLNGDELVRASRLTARVDNNAIADGFQLYLHSFILARDGEWAVVQQGMNETTAMARRYHWHSASVRDFVTEPHTAIIGENQGTIMNLVDHRAKAAQGAMLTTVHEDPGKTLDEVRRLRMPRHHDVREADVDLKRLGAVLAVAYEKDLRDFASLLLLEKLGPRTLQSLALIAEVVHGAPSRFSDPARFSFALGGKDRHPFPVPLKTYDESIQLMRRSLESAKLGNSEKTDAFRRLDRFVRNVEKRLEPNADLKKLVAHENEISPSLDGRSVFDDKRKPSPRNNKQMKLF, translated from the coding sequence ATGAAACGCTCCGGTTCAGCTGATCTGCCCCTGCACGGTGGACGTGTTCCTGCGTGGCTGGCGGAACGGATGACGCAGCTTGGCGCCGGCATCTGCGAGAGCGTTCTTCATCACTATGGATCGGCCGAGCTGCTAAGTCGCCTTAGCGATCCGTTCTGGTTCCAGGCGCTTGGTTCGGTGATGGGGATGGACTGGCATTCCTCCGGGATTACGACGTCGGTTGTTGGCGCGTTGAAACGCGGCTTGAATCCGCGTTCGGATGAGTTGGGCATTTATATCTGCGGCGGACGCGGGAAGCATTCACGTAAAACTCCAGCTGAACTGGCGGACATATCGAGTCGGATCGGACTCAACGGCGATGAATTGGTCCGCGCCAGCCGGTTAACAGCACGCGTCGACAACAACGCGATTGCCGACGGATTCCAGTTGTACCTACATTCATTCATCCTCGCGAGGGACGGCGAGTGGGCAGTCGTGCAGCAAGGTATGAACGAAACAACAGCGATGGCACGGCGCTACCACTGGCACTCCGCGTCGGTCCGCGATTTCGTGACAGAGCCTCACACGGCGATCATCGGCGAAAACCAGGGTACCATCATGAACCTGGTGGACCATCGCGCGAAAGCTGCGCAAGGCGCCATGCTCACGACTGTCCATGAGGATCCCGGGAAGACGCTAGACGAGGTACGTCGGTTAAGAATGCCGAGGCATCACGACGTCCGAGAAGCCGACGTTGACTTGAAACGGCTCGGGGCGGTGCTGGCCGTCGCCTACGAGAAGGACCTACGAGATTTCGCGTCGTTGCTGCTCCTTGAAAAACTCGGTCCGAGGACTTTGCAGTCATTGGCGTTGATCGCCGAAGTTGTTCACGGAGCGCCCAGCCGATTTTCCGATCCCGCCCGATTCTCATTTGCGCTTGGCGGGAAGGATCGACATCCCTTTCCGGTGCCGCTGAAGACGTACGACGAGTCCATTCAGTTGATGCGCCGTTCACTGGAATCGGCCAAATTGGGGAACTCCGAAAAAACAGATGCTTTCCGACGGCTCGACCGCTTCGTTCGCAATGTTGAAAAGCGCCTAGAGCCGAACGCGGACCTCAAGAAACTCGTGGCGCACGAAAACGAAATCTCTCCCTCGCTGGACGGACGGAGCGTGTTCGACGACAAACGAAAGCCCTCGCCCCGCAACAACAAGCAGATGAAACTGTTCTGA
- a CDS encoding hydrogenase small subunit, with protein sequence MPTDAVIKKDKLADDTIGSHLKQSGVSRRDFVTLCGMLMAAAPMGLALTEKAKSVEQLANTVAKAKRPSVIWLHFQDCTGCSETLLRTSAPDVADLILNVISLDYHETLMAASGYQAEKSLKDAAEANAGKFILVCEGSVPLKDGGQYLTLAGVKGVDRLKEIASKAAAVVSMGSCASWGGVPSADPNPTGAVGIDQIITDKPVVNLPGCPPNPYNLLGVVLEFVTLGKLPALDQYGRPKFAYDRLIHDHCPRRAHFDAGRFVKEFGDEGHRQGWCLYKMGCKGPATHAGCSTRHFNETPDVWPIGIGAPCVGCTEKAVAFRVPIFQTIDLHTVTPPETYPLINARVGSIGVAAAAVAGAVAGGLGTAAWMAAQKLPSSKETQGPEDPSDKSNSAKAGGQ encoded by the coding sequence ATGCCTACTGACGCAGTCATTAAAAAGGACAAGCTGGCCGACGACACTATCGGCTCCCACCTTAAACAAAGCGGTGTTTCCCGCCGCGATTTCGTAACCCTTTGCGGTATGTTGATGGCCGCCGCCCCGATGGGCCTGGCCCTGACCGAAAAGGCGAAGTCGGTTGAGCAACTTGCCAATACCGTCGCCAAGGCGAAACGCCCCTCGGTAATCTGGTTGCACTTCCAGGACTGTACCGGTTGTTCGGAAACCCTGCTTCGTACTTCCGCCCCCGATGTTGCCGACCTCATCCTCAACGTAATCTCCCTCGACTATCACGAAACGCTCATGGCGGCCTCCGGCTACCAGGCAGAGAAGTCGTTGAAGGATGCCGCGGAAGCCAATGCCGGCAAGTTCATCCTCGTTTGCGAAGGCTCGGTGCCTCTAAAGGATGGCGGTCAGTACCTGACGCTGGCTGGCGTGAAAGGCGTTGATCGCCTCAAGGAAATCGCCTCCAAGGCCGCCGCTGTCGTTTCCATGGGTTCTTGCGCGTCCTGGGGAGGAGTTCCTTCAGCCGACCCGAACCCGACTGGCGCCGTCGGCATCGACCAGATCATCACCGACAAGCCTGTCGTCAATCTCCCCGGATGCCCGCCGAATCCGTACAACCTGCTTGGCGTTGTCCTCGAATTCGTCACCCTCGGCAAACTTCCTGCTCTCGACCAGTACGGTCGTCCCAAGTTCGCCTATGACCGCCTCATCCACGACCACTGCCCCCGTCGCGCCCACTTCGACGCCGGCCGCTTCGTGAAGGAGTTCGGCGATGAAGGTCACCGTCAAGGCTGGTGCCTGTACAAGATGGGCTGCAAAGGTCCGGCTACGCACGCCGGCTGCTCCACCCGTCACTTTAATGAAACACCGGATGTTTGGCCGATCGGCATCGGCGCGCCCTGCGTCGGATGTACTGAGAAGGCGGTTGCCTTCCGCGTGCCGATCTTCCAGACCATCGACCTCCACACCGTAACGCCTCCTGAAACCTATCCTCTGATCAATGCTCGCGTCGGTTCCATCGGTGTTGCAGCGGCGGCGGTTGCAGGTGCGGTTGCAGGCGGTCTCGGAACCGCGGCGTGGATGGCAGCACAGAAGCTTCCCAGCAGTAAGGAGACCCAGGGCCCAGAGGATCCCTCCGATAAATCCAATTCTGCGAAAGCGGGAGGCCAGTAA
- a CDS encoding hemerythrin domain-containing protein — MPVQIGASTHSFTEPTGLLSDCHRRVEMFMGALQGVAKTCDQPLTSDTRRSLELALRYFREAAPKHTADEEESLFPVLRNMDDADVKQALEKIEGLEVDHRWAEPLHEKVDAIGNEYLSKGELTPNEAEEFRTAITQLAEMYARHIEVEDRDVFPVAAKKLSAEQKHKIGLEMANRRSVKLTTNL; from the coding sequence ATGCCAGTCCAGATTGGTGCTTCCACACACAGTTTTACCGAACCGACAGGATTACTTTCCGACTGCCACCGGCGGGTGGAGATGTTCATGGGTGCGTTGCAGGGAGTAGCAAAAACGTGCGATCAGCCACTTACGAGCGACACACGGCGTTCACTGGAGTTAGCCCTGCGCTATTTCCGCGAAGCCGCTCCTAAACACACCGCGGATGAAGAGGAGTCGTTATTCCCTGTGTTGCGGAATATGGACGATGCCGACGTAAAACAGGCTTTAGAAAAGATCGAGGGGCTTGAGGTAGACCATCGCTGGGCAGAACCGCTGCACGAGAAGGTGGATGCGATTGGGAACGAGTACCTTTCGAAGGGTGAGCTGACGCCAAATGAAGCGGAAGAGTTCCGCACAGCGATTACTCAGTTGGCGGAGATGTACGCGCGGCACATCGAGGTAGAAGACAGAGACGTGTTCCCGGTCGCTGCCAAGAAGCTCTCTGCGGAGCAAAAACACAAAATTGGGTTGGAGATGGCCAACCGCAGAAGCGTGAAGTTAACAACGAACCTGTAG
- a CDS encoding nickel-dependent hydrogenase large subunit has product MTKRITIDPISRIEGHLRIDVEVDNGAVSKAWASATMWRGIERILQGRDPREAWLFTQRFCGVCTTVHAMASVRSVEDALNLEIPLNAQYIRNLILIAHALHDHMVHFYHLSALDWVDVLTIPKADPAKTSALAESLSPWTRNSKNEFKAAKDKVLAVAASGQLGIFANGYWGHPAMRLSPEVNLLAFSHYLQALEYQRKANQVVGMLGSKTPHIQNLTVGGVANAINLDSLATLNMDRLGVIKNLLDEVVQFVQQVYVPDATAIAGMYADWFKYGAGVQNYLAVPDLPLDSKRQAYDLPGGYISGGDLSTIKAFKTAADPIFRDAVTEDTTHAYYDNSKNSLHPWKGETEPHFTDWQADNKYTWVKAPRFNGKPAQVGPLAQILVGYAQGHALTRKWTDAALDRISSVAGRKITVNDLQSSLGRHVARCIRTAMLSEVAAKHWELLVNNIGKGDTAIHIPPQFPSGTVEGVGTHEAPRGTLSHWVVVKNGKIDNYQAVVPTTWNAAPRDENNVPGPYEASLMHNPIANPEMPLEVLRTIHSFDPCMACAVHTFDPEGNNLSQVKVL; this is encoded by the coding sequence ATGACGAAACGCATCACGATTGACCCGATCAGCCGAATCGAAGGACACCTCCGCATCGATGTTGAGGTGGACAACGGGGCCGTCTCTAAAGCTTGGGCCTCGGCGACCATGTGGCGTGGCATTGAACGGATCCTGCAAGGCCGCGATCCGCGCGAAGCCTGGCTCTTTACCCAACGCTTCTGCGGTGTTTGCACCACGGTTCACGCCATGGCGAGCGTGCGTTCCGTCGAAGACGCGCTCAACCTCGAAATCCCCCTCAATGCGCAGTACATCCGCAATCTCATCCTGATTGCGCATGCGCTTCACGATCACATGGTGCACTTCTACCACCTGTCAGCGCTCGATTGGGTCGACGTGCTCACCATTCCCAAAGCCGATCCCGCCAAGACCTCGGCCCTGGCCGAGAGCCTTTCTCCCTGGACCCGCAACTCGAAGAACGAGTTCAAAGCCGCGAAGGACAAGGTTCTCGCCGTCGCAGCCAGCGGCCAACTCGGCATCTTCGCCAACGGCTACTGGGGACATCCCGCGATGCGCCTCAGCCCAGAAGTCAACCTGCTCGCCTTCTCGCATTACCTCCAGGCCCTCGAGTATCAGCGCAAGGCGAACCAGGTCGTCGGTATGCTCGGCTCCAAGACGCCGCACATCCAGAACCTCACCGTCGGTGGCGTAGCCAATGCCATCAACCTCGACAGTCTGGCCACCTTGAACATGGACCGCCTCGGCGTGATCAAGAACCTGCTCGACGAAGTCGTCCAGTTCGTGCAGCAGGTTTATGTGCCGGACGCCACGGCCATCGCCGGCATGTATGCCGACTGGTTCAAGTACGGTGCCGGAGTTCAAAACTACCTCGCCGTGCCCGATCTTCCGCTCGACAGCAAGCGTCAGGCGTACGACCTCCCCGGTGGCTACATCAGCGGTGGCGACCTGTCGACCATCAAGGCCTTCAAGACGGCTGCTGACCCGATCTTCCGCGACGCCGTCACCGAAGACACCACCCACGCGTACTACGACAACAGCAAGAATTCGCTGCATCCGTGGAAGGGTGAAACCGAACCGCATTTCACCGATTGGCAAGCCGACAACAAGTACACCTGGGTCAAGGCACCGCGTTTCAACGGCAAGCCCGCCCAGGTTGGTCCGCTGGCGCAGATTCTCGTCGGATACGCACAGGGGCACGCGCTCACTCGCAAGTGGACCGATGCCGCTCTCGACCGCATCTCCTCCGTCGCCGGACGCAAAATCACCGTGAACGATCTGCAGTCCTCACTCGGACGCCACGTCGCGCGCTGCATCCGTACCGCGATGCTCTCCGAAGTGGCCGCCAAGCATTGGGAACTGCTGGTCAACAACATCGGCAAGGGTGACACCGCCATTCACATCCCGCCGCAATTCCCGAGCGGAACTGTCGAAGGCGTGGGCACGCACGAAGCTCCTCGCGGCACCTTGTCGCACTGGGTCGTGGTGAAAAACGGCAAGATCGACAACTATCAGGCCGTGGTTCCTACCACCTGGAACGCCGCGCCGCGCGACGAGAACAACGTTCCCGGCCCGTACGAAGCTTCGCTGATGCACAACCCGATCGCGAATCCGGAAATGCCGCTCGAAGTCCTGCGGACCATCCACTCGTTCGACCCGTGCATGGCCTGCGCCGTTCACACCTTCGATCCTGAGGGCAACAACCTCTCGCAGGTGAAGGTGCTGTGA
- a CDS encoding CBS domain-containing protein, whose amino-acid sequence MEQIFDLVKNREVYFVDTGRTILDTVRYMVERNIGAVAVVVGDELVGIFSERDLMKRVVSEARDPAATMIKDVMTEDPLVVSPHERIDECMRLMKEHNFRHLPVCDGRKLKGLISLRDLIVHDLEQKDGENQVMRAYISQAS is encoded by the coding sequence ATGGAACAAATTTTCGACCTGGTGAAGAACCGGGAAGTCTATTTCGTCGATACCGGCCGAACGATCCTGGACACGGTCCGTTACATGGTGGAGCGAAACATTGGCGCGGTCGCCGTCGTTGTGGGGGACGAACTTGTCGGCATCTTTAGCGAGCGCGACCTGATGAAGAGGGTTGTGAGCGAGGCCCGCGATCCTGCCGCAACAATGATCAAAGACGTAATGACGGAGGATCCGCTGGTGGTGTCGCCACATGAGCGGATTGACGAATGCATGAGGTTGATGAAGGAACACAACTTCCGGCATCTTCCGGTTTGCGACGGGCGCAAGTTGAAAGGACTGATCTCGCTGCGCGACCTGATTGTCCACGACCTGGAGCAGAAAGACGGGGAGAATCAGGTGATGCGAGCGTACATTTCGCAGGCGTCTTAA
- the hybA gene encoding hydrogenase 2 operon protein HybA, translating into MDITRRKALQKLSTGTASAAAVGLTTIALPGEAHASDEVKVAPKNAVSMLYDTTRCVGCKSCVAACAEANQLKPDTSLSGGLHQAPPDLNAFTKNIIKLYKPAATNSAYSYVKQQCMHCVDPTCVAGCSFFALTKNQDTGIVSWNGSKCMGCRYCEISCPFHVPKFEWMGMNPKVVKCEFCQERLAAGKQPACTNVCPTHAVIFGTREQLLAEAKKRVAEHPGKYYQDRVYGDSDAGGTQVLYLSHVPFEKIGLPEMGNESVPSKYMKWQRKLYSYLVVPTVLYVTMVGVIRGNWKEHKHHMEEEQKKTGLRPQL; encoded by the coding sequence ATGGACATCACGCGCCGGAAAGCCCTGCAAAAGCTCTCGACGGGCACGGCCTCGGCAGCGGCGGTCGGTTTGACCACCATCGCCCTGCCGGGTGAGGCGCACGCTTCGGACGAAGTCAAGGTAGCTCCGAAGAATGCCGTCTCCATGTTGTACGACACCACGCGTTGCGTCGGCTGCAAGTCTTGCGTCGCCGCGTGCGCCGAAGCGAATCAGCTTAAGCCTGACACCTCCCTCAGTGGCGGATTGCACCAGGCCCCTCCTGACCTCAACGCCTTTACGAAGAACATCATCAAGCTGTACAAGCCCGCCGCCACCAACAGCGCGTATTCCTACGTAAAGCAGCAGTGCATGCATTGCGTGGATCCGACCTGCGTCGCCGGCTGCTCGTTCTTCGCGCTCACCAAGAATCAGGATACTGGCATCGTTTCGTGGAACGGCTCCAAGTGCATGGGCTGCCGCTACTGCGAGATTTCCTGCCCCTTCCATGTTCCGAAATTCGAGTGGATGGGCATGAATCCGAAGGTCGTGAAATGCGAGTTCTGCCAGGAGCGCTTGGCGGCAGGGAAGCAGCCCGCATGCACGAATGTCTGTCCGACCCACGCCGTCATCTTCGGCACACGTGAGCAACTGTTGGCCGAAGCCAAGAAGCGCGTCGCCGAGCACCCCGGCAAGTACTACCAGGATCGCGTTTACGGAGATTCCGATGCCGGCGGTACACAGGTCCTTTATCTCTCGCACGTTCCGTTCGAAAAGATCGGTCTGCCCGAGATGGGTAACGAATCGGTCCCCTCGAAATACATGAAGTGGCAGCGGAAGCTCTACTCCTACCTGGTGGTTCCCACCGTCCTCTACGTGACCATGGTGGGTGTCATCCGCGGTAACTGGAAAGAGCACAAGCACCACATGGAAGAAGAGCAGAAGAAAACCGGATTGAGGCCGCAGCTATGA
- a CDS encoding PGPGW domain-containing protein has translation MKQRLKRIGLITVGWAFIVLGIAGLFLPVLQGILFLLVGLLILSTEYAWAHNLLQNLRRRFPRIAAQMDLAKQKADRWIHRNRDKNPEPQCRND, from the coding sequence GTGAAACAGCGTCTAAAAAGGATCGGCCTCATCACAGTTGGCTGGGCGTTCATTGTGCTCGGCATCGCAGGACTCTTCCTTCCCGTCCTGCAAGGGATCCTGTTCCTGCTGGTTGGACTGTTGATACTTTCCACGGAATACGCGTGGGCTCATAATCTTCTGCAGAATTTGCGCAGGCGATTTCCAAGGATTGCCGCGCAAATGGACCTGGCGAAGCAAAAGGCGGACCGCTGGATCCATAGGAACAGAGACAAGAATCCCGAACCGCAATGCAGGAACGACTGA
- the hybB gene encoding Ni/Fe-hydrogenase cytochrome b subunit, with protein MIDRWERAVPVFNVPIWTKPFKALLGLGTVAVIITLYREVAGLGPVSGMNDAYAWGIWKTFNVMTLTGLGSGAFAIGISAWLFKKSKLHSVMRIALLTSFLAYLSGLILIGIDVGRPWNIIWLFTPWNWNPHSPLLEVMFCMPAYAMLPLFLENVPPVLEYFHRYKPETRQFVEKCERIMVKFYPFIVALAYILPAMHQSSLGALMLLGGDRVHGLWQSPFLPLLYVWAAAFLGVCCVAGTLLFCSLMWKRPYDMDVLVELNRLGAWLIGTWSLFRLLDLIISGRIKLAFALDIYAGLFWMEMAFLLVALYMLIDSAKMRDARLMFHAHVLVGVGGLLYRFNPTTLAFQAKPGAFYFPSALELLISLGFVALAIAGFSLAVKLLAILPAPNALWFQMEAREESMNKLHQRGVPVNDAAPSFTD; from the coding sequence ATGATCGATCGTTGGGAAAGAGCAGTCCCCGTCTTTAACGTGCCCATCTGGACCAAGCCCTTCAAGGCTCTGCTGGGTTTGGGAACCGTTGCGGTCATCATCACCCTGTATAGAGAAGTTGCCGGTCTCGGCCCTGTCAGCGGCATGAACGACGCCTATGCCTGGGGCATCTGGAAGACCTTCAATGTCATGACGCTCACCGGCCTCGGTTCCGGAGCGTTTGCCATTGGCATCTCTGCATGGCTTTTCAAGAAGAGCAAGCTGCACTCGGTCATGCGCATCGCCTTGCTGACCAGTTTCCTCGCGTACCTTTCTGGTCTCATCCTGATTGGTATTGATGTGGGCCGTCCGTGGAACATCATCTGGCTGTTTACGCCCTGGAACTGGAATCCGCATTCGCCGCTGCTGGAAGTGATGTTCTGCATGCCGGCATACGCGATGTTGCCGCTGTTCCTGGAGAACGTTCCTCCGGTCCTCGAGTACTTCCATCGTTACAAGCCCGAAACGCGCCAGTTCGTCGAGAAGTGCGAACGCATCATGGTGAAGTTCTATCCCTTCATCGTTGCGCTCGCTTACATTCTTCCCGCCATGCACCAGTCGTCACTCGGCGCTCTCATGCTGCTCGGCGGCGACCGCGTCCACGGACTCTGGCAGTCCCCCTTCCTGCCCTTGCTATACGTTTGGGCAGCGGCGTTCCTAGGCGTCTGCTGTGTGGCCGGAACCCTTCTGTTCTGCTCGCTGATGTGGAAGCGCCCCTATGACATGGACGTGCTCGTCGAGTTGAACCGCCTGGGCGCATGGCTGATCGGCACCTGGAGCTTGTTCCGGCTTCTCGATCTCATCATCAGTGGCCGCATCAAGCTGGCCTTCGCGCTGGATATTTACGCCGGACTGTTCTGGATGGAGATGGCATTCCTGCTCGTCGCGCTCTACATGCTCATCGACTCAGCCAAGATGCGTGATGCGCGGCTTATGTTCCATGCTCACGTGCTGGTCGGCGTAGGCGGATTGCTGTACCGGTTCAACCCCACCACGCTCGCCTTCCAGGCGAAGCCCGGGGCGTTTTATTTCCCGTCCGCTCTGGAACTGCTGATCTCCCTTGGGTTCGTAGCTCTGGCGATCGCGGGCTTCAGCCTGGCGGTCAAACTCCTCGCCATTCTTCCGGCGCCGAATGCACTTTGGTTCCAGATGGAAGCTCGCGAGGAAAGTATGAACAAGCTTCACCAACGCGGCGTTCCCGTGAACGACGCAGCACCAAGTTTTACCGACTAA